TGAGCCTTCCTCGGCTGTAAGGATTTCCTCAAAGAGCTTCTCTCCCGGCCGGATGCCGGTAAATTTGATCGCTATATCCCTGTCGGGCTCCAGCCCGGACAGCTTGATCATATCCCGCGCCAGGTCCACGATCCTGACCGGCTCTCCCATGTCCAGGATAAAAACCTCGCCCCCTTTGGCCATAGCGCCGGCCTGGATGACCAACTGCACCGCCTCGGGGATGGTCATGAAATAGCGCTTCATCTCCGGGTGGGTGACGGTGACGGGGCCGCCTTCCTCGATTTGCCGCTGGAAGATCGGCGCCACGCTGCCTCTGCTCCCCAGCACATTGCCGAAGCGAACGGCGGTGAACCTGGTTGTGCTGATCTGGCTCATTTGTTGAATAATCAATTCGGCCATCCGTTTGGTGGCGCCCATCACGCCGGATGGGTTGACCGCCTTGTCGGTGGAAATCATGACGAATATCTTTGTCCCTGCCGCGGCGGCTGCTTCGGCCACGTTCCGGGCACCGAAAACGTTTGTCTTCACGGACTCATCAGGATGCATCTCCATGAAGAATACGTGTTTATGAGCGGCTGCGTGAAAAACCACGGCCGGCCTGTGTTTTCCAAATATGTGCTCGACCTTGGGTCTGTCCCTGACGTCGGCGATTTCAATGTCGACCGGTAAGTGCGGATACTTCCCCAGAAGCTCCAGCCAGATGCCGTGGATGCTGTTCTCACCATGCCCGAAGAGGACCAGTTTGCCCGGCCCGAATGCGGCAACCTGCCGGCACAGCTCGGAGCCGATGGAACCGCCGGCGCCGGTGACGAGGACGGTTTCCCCCCGCAGGTAGCCGGCGATTTCATTTAGATCGAGCCGCACCGGCTCCCGGCGCAGGAGGTCCTCCAACTGTACCGGGCGCAGGTGGTTTACCGACACCTGTCCGTCAATAATCTGGTACACGCCGGGCAGTATTTTCAACTCCGCCCCGGCGCCCCGGCAGATTTCTACGATTTCCCGGATCACCGTATTGCCCACGGAGGGCATGGCGATGATGACCAAGTCCACGCCGCAGCGCCTCACCACGTCGGGGATCCGGGAGCGGCCGCCAAGCACAGGCAGGCCGAGCACGGTCAGGTCCTGCTTGTTCTTGTCGTCATCAATAAAGCCCAC
Above is a window of Dehalococcoidia bacterium DNA encoding:
- a CDS encoding polysaccharide biosynthesis protein, translated to MNCRKIYLLCCDAVLVNLAVFAAFAVRFNNLEEVIFYLNPFIGLVPYSTLIFLAIFYTHKLYNRDWAYASLGELVAIVQSSTLGSLGVVTLAYFLHYSLPRSVAALMWAFTIFLIGGSRMAWRMYVERMKAGGRRLGRRVLIIGAGDAGTMVARELKSHNGAYQPVGFIDDDKNKQDLTVLGLPVLGGRSRIPDVVRRCGVDLVIIAMPSVGNTVIREIVEICRGAGAELKILPGVYQIIDGQVSVNHLRPVQLEDLLRREPVRLDLNEIAGYLRGETVLVTGAGGSIGSELCRQVAAFGPGKLVLFGHGENSIHGIWLELLGKYPHLPVDIEIADVRDRPKVEHIFGKHRPAVVFHAAAHKHVFFMEMHPDESVKTNVFGARNVAEAAAAAGTKIFVMISTDKAVNPSGVMGATKRMAELIIQQMSQISTTRFTAVRFGNVLGSRGSVAPIFQRQIEEGGPVTVTHPEMKRYFMTIPEAVQLVIQAGAMAKGGEVFILDMGEPVRIVDLARDMIKLSGLEPDRDIAIKFTGIRPGEKLFEEILTAEEGSSATRHKRIYTARQPLVEMSALESEMIKLARNTLFCTADDIFSALANIVPDFKKYRREKAG